Genomic segment of Populus nigra chromosome 6, ddPopNigr1.1, whole genome shotgun sequence:
ctacaagaaaaaaaaaatagcaatgaaaAGATGAGAATCAAATTCGaaacgggaaaaaaaaatcaaaggagaacttatattttattattgaatgatgaaattaaaaaaataaattaaatttcataaaaatatctaagattaaaaaaatagcaattaaaacaataatgattaaatttaaaaaataaaaacagagaaCAACCTTCAATGTTTTGACTgaaatgtgaaattaaaaatacatttaatttttataaaagagcTGGTAacacaaatttaataataataaaaaaataagaatcaaacattaaataacAACCTACCATGAAAATAACCATGCACCCCTTCATATGGAAGAGAATAACATGATTCCTCCAAAAGGGTGTTGTGTTAGAGGTGGAGGTTGGGGTTTTGGTGTGGGACCCACTAAAAAGctacaaaaaacaagaaatattagCTTTTGTGGTTGAGTTTTGTGCATAATTGGGTTGTACCCAACCACAACCTCAATCATAAAAGCTAAACCAAACACACCCTAAAACCAAGGTAAAGTTTGGCTGCTAGAGGTAGCTGTTCTCGTTGCCGAAGCACTGTTACGTCCCTCGCTCCTCAATATATGCGCTGCATGCACCAACCAAACTTACATTGCTCGTTAATGATACCCTCCCTATTCGTCTCGACATCAAATTTGGTCCCTAAATCCCTAATTGTTCTAAATCGGAAgaattacaaatatattttaactaacCGAGCATTAATCAAGCATCTAACTGTTTTATAGACATTTCAAAGACCctatataaagaaaatcataacaaaatatcaagtcaattcttttaaaaagaagaagagaggaaatgatcaagttttttttaaaagaaaaagaacagttaaaaaaaaaaagcaaaaatacccGACTTGATCGTGCAAATATTTTTCAGAGTCTCAAATTCAAGCCACGAAActttaattactaaaaaataataaaataaaaatttatcttagAAAATCAAGTACCAACTAACTAACAAAATATTCCCTAGTATCTCAAGGTCTCTATTTACAAACGAAAAAAACAACACACAAAGCCCAGACCAACATCGTTGCAATGTTAATGggccaaatgttttttttaaaaacaccaaaacataaaataccGAAGGAAAGAAAGTAGAAAGAAACAGAGTGTAAAATAATTTCACAAATaggtttagttttttcttttaatttaatttttaattttaatatacatggaaaaatttaaaaaaatatatcttaaaaaatacacCGGTTAAcatgccataaaaaaaaataaaaataaaaattaaagtagtCGACTTACGTAGCGCGTTATTCCTAATAATTTCCCGGGCATGTACGACGCGTCAAACCCGTGTCTCACTTTAACCCTCTCATTCTTATCTGCTTATTAAATTACAGTAACAACGACAAAAATATTAAGGTCTCCTCTGTATACTCTCTCAGCAAAACCGGTATGCTAGCCTGTCTATTTTCCACCACCTGCAGaactttaagatttttttattaaaaaggacAACGTGAGGCACATGTTTAACATTCTGGGGCATGTGAGACAGCGGAAAAAACTGCTTTAccgagtattttttatttaaaaatatattaaaataatatattttttaaatttatttttatatctacctattaaaataataaaaaataatttaaaacaaaaaaattaattttttaaaaaacactgcCCAATCACCGCGCAAAGCACCCTTTTGTACACGAACAAAAAACAGGTATAAGCCAATTTTCTTcactacaaaaagaaaattgggtttctttaatttttctcctTGATTGAGGTTCGTTTGATCGTCTCAAcaatatatcattaaaaaaaaaatttccacaGTGAAAAATTAAACGATACATTATTAAAACTGATTAAAAATATCTCGACAATTGTCAGAATCCAAGTAAAAAACGaaagaaaatagtaatatatctcgatttttattttatttatcatcatcatcatcgtcatcatcatcatcggaAGCTACCAATCAAGCGTCAAGTAACCTAACCACGTGTCTAATTTTATCTAGCGAAGGGATAAGAGTGTACAGAGAGTAATGGATTCTCATCACAGCCAAAACCAAACCCAATACGCCAAAGCCACCTGTCTAAACTGACCCCATCATAAAGACAAAAGAGTCAATCTGGACCATCACCAACTAATTTATATGGAAACCATCCACACATCAATAGTCTACGTACAGACAGGACACGAACAACACTCTCTCCTCTTacatacaagaaaaaataacacaaactGTAATCCTCAAAACtccaaaaagtgaaaaaaatttctACAATGTCTAAACAGACCTACAGAGTTTGCTTGTGCTTTAGCAGGAGGTTCAAGCTTGCAGTGGCAGAGGCACCGGAGGAGATCAGGGCCTTGTTTAATCAATACTCGGATAATGGCATCATGACCGACAATCATCTCCACAGGTTCTTGATCgaggttcaaaaacaagaaaaggctACTCTCGAGGAAGCACAAGCCATCATCGAAAGCCTCAAACATTTGGCCATTTTTCACCGTAAAGGGCTCAATCTTGAGGCCTTTTTTAAGTATCTTTTTGGTGATAATAACCCTCCTCTTGATCTTAAACTTGgggtaatttttgttttcttacctTTCTTTGTTGAGGCTAAGTTCTGGTTCTTTAATGACTTATGTTAAATGGCTATTTCTTTATGGTTAAATCTGGTACTTATAATAAATGCTGGAATCACTTGAAATAGCTAGACAgactctttttttcccctctagTTTTTGCTCTAGTGACTAAAATAGGAAGTTTGTCGGGTTTTTTGGTTCTATATTGGGAAAAACTCAAGATTATGACTTTTGACTAAATGGGTAGTAATTAGCTGCATGGATCAAAGTAATTCATGATTCAATTAGTGCTATTGGTTAATTCTCTTTGAAACATATGATTAGATGCAGAAAGTTCCATGGGATGCCTGAAAGTGTCCATTTGGCTTTTGACTTTTGTTATTTAACATTTCTTTATGAGTGGAATGTCTTTCATTTCCCAAAGAAACGATCAGGaatgtaaaaatataagttttcaactattgcctctttgtcatggtttattttttaactgatttatctgttttttttcgtGGAATCACTGCTTTGTTTCAATCTCACTTAGATATCTGCGTTCTTTTGTATTTGCTGTTCTATTGCATTATCTGGTTTCAGGCGCACCATGATATGACAGCTCCCATCTCACACTATTTCATTTATACCGGCCACAATTCATATCTAACTGGGAATCAGCTCAGTAGCGATTGCAGCGATGTTCCCATCATAAATGCACTGAAGAAAGGTGTGAGAGTAATTGAATTGGATATATGGCCAAATTCCGACAAGGATGATGTGGAGGTACTTCATGGGAGGTATGCTGTTACTGTGCTAATGCTGGAATCTCTAATGTGGGTACTAAATGATGTGTAATTGTTACTGCAAAAGGACAATGGGGCAGgaactaaaattattaatacagCAACTTAAAcgcaatattttttcttaaagttttGAGCTTGATCTTGAGTAGGTGATTTGAATCATAAAGAagctttgttgtgtttttttatttcttgacgGAGGATCCATATgagctaatttttaaaattcttttacatAATGCAGTATCCTTTAATGCATAAACTTTGCCTTAATTGACTTTTAATCGGGTATCAGAAATTTCTATTAACTTCAAAATACTTTTGAAGCATCCTTCCCTTAACCAGTGGTACATTTTACTTCGTTTAGGACTTTGACAACTCCGGTGCAACTTATCAAATGTTTGAGGTCAATCAAGGAGCATGCTTTTACTGCATCTGAATTCCCTGTTGTTATAACTCTAGAAGATCACCTTACTCCAGATCTCCAGTCTAAAGTGTCTAAGGTGAGTCTTTGTTATTTTGTAGGGATGTGCAGCTCTCATGGGCTAATGATTTACTATTCTTTCAATGATTTCTAGATGGTCACTCAAACATTTGGAGACACGCTGTTTTCTCCTGGCTCAGAATGCTTGAAGGAATTCCCTTCCCCTGAGTCATTGAAGAGACGTATTATCATATCAACAAAACCACCAAAGGAGTACCTTGAGGCAAAGGAAATTAAGGATAAAGAGAGTGATTCCCAGAAGGGTAATGTTGCTCCCGATGAAGAAGCTTGGGGGAAAGAAATCCTTAATCTTAAAGGCGCTGATGACAAGGTATGTGAAGACACTTATTAGTATTTAGCTCGccatttttttctaatctcaTTCCTGACCAATCTTCTTGAAGCAGAATGAATTGGACGAAGATGATAATGATGCCGAGGAAGATCCTGGTGAAGGAGACCACAAGTTGCCGCATGATATAGCACCAGAATATAAACGTTTAATTGCTATTCCTGCTGGGAAGCCTAAAGGTGGATTAGAAGAATGTTTGAAAGTGGATCCTGATAAAGCGAGGCGTCTTAGCTTAAGCGAGCAACAACTTGAAAATGCTGCAGAGACCCATGGAAAAGAAATTGTCAGGTATCAACAGGCCCTAAAGCATTCTGTTGAAAGAACTCTAATCTGGAGAAGTACATGTGCCTCTATCTGCTGCTTGAAACCTTGTTGTCGCGAGtgctatttgtttgtttatgtgcATTTGATGGATCGATGCTCATGGTTGGGAATGTATTTATTGGTGGAGTTTAAGGATTTGAATGACTTAAAAAatgacttttaatattttatgtggtGGTGTTTATTTAGTCCTGGCTTCTTATTTTTGACTCCTTTGCAGGCATTATCTATTCCATTATTATGCCAGTAATAAGCTGATGTGCTTCAGAACTATCTCCTATGCACACTTTGTACTTGGATCATTAGAAAACCAAGTTCCATAATGTCTAATGAATGACTTGCTATACAGGTTTACCCAGCGGAATATACTGAGGGTGTATCCAAAGGGTATTCGTGTGAACTCATCCAACTACAACCCACTAATTGGATGGATGCATGGTGCTCAAATGGTTGCTTTTAATATGCAGGTTTGTGTTCCAAAATCTAAGGATTGAGTTCCCAATGCATAAACTTTGAGGGCAGAAAGTGAAGCTGTGTGGATTTGGTGTTACATCATTGTAGTTTTTAAGAGTTTTGGCCTTTTGTTTGTAAATGGATTtgcttaattgaataattttattcaaaattgttGTTTAAAAAGTACTAGACTGATAGAAGAGAATTGTGATGGAGGCTTTCTTGAGTATAGTTATCTTATACAACACTAGCTGACTGGTgcgttaaatatattattgttctTTCAAATTTGTACAAGTATGTGCCTCCACCAAATACTAAAAGCAGGTCTTTCATTCCAGGGATATGGAAGATCGCTCTGGATGATGCAAGGAATGTTCAGAGCCAATGGTGGGTgtggttttgtgaagaaaccgGATTTTCTTCTGAAGTCTGGTCCACATGGCGAGGTATTTGATCCCAAAGCCAAGTTACCTGTGCAAAAAACTTTGAAGGTGAGTGCTTTTTTGTCATTCACTTTGATTGGAATGGATTTTTCCTGGATTTCCTTTTAAAACGCCCATATAATGTTCACTTGTGCATTTGCTTTTGCGTTGATTAgtaattgtaattttcttaTTGCTGAATAGGTGAAAATATACATGGGTGAAGGATGGTATTATGATTTCCATCACACACATTTTGATGCATATTCCCCACCAGATTTCTATGTGAGGGTAAGTGGATACAATCTTCTGgtctcattttcttctcttcataAGTGACCATATCCAAAATATGTCTTATCGCCAAAAACCTCTTGTTCTGGTTGTGTCCATGGCATTATCCTCGTTGAGATTTGTTGTAACCCAAGGCTTTACCATGACACCGGGTTTGTCTTAGCTGTTACGTGTTCCTTGGATTTTTGCAGTGTGCTTCTGGTTCCATTTTGCTCAGTTCTTTTTGCCCCCCTCCCTCTTTTCCGAGAGCTATCTGAACTAGATCATGAAAATAATGGATAATCTAGTGCAATTCAactttattttgtgcaggttgGGATTGCTGGGGTCCCTGCAGATACTGGGATGAAGAAAACAAGGACTCTGGAGGACAATTGGATACCTGTTTGGGATGAGGAGTTTGAATTTCCATTAACtgttccagatctagctctgcTCCGGATTGAAGTTCATGAGTATGACATGTCAGAAAAGGATGACTTTGGTGGTCAAACATGCCTTCCTGTGCGGGAGTTGAGAGAAGGGATTCGAGCAGTTCCACTCCATGACCGCAAGGGAGAGAAATACAATTCTGTAAAGCTCCTTTTGCGTCTCGAATTTGTTTGATACCAATGCAGTTCCATGCCAAGTATAAAACCACTGGAGCGATGTAAAAATCTGTGAAGTCCATTTGTTGTTGTGAGCTGGTGTGATTATGTGATTTTTGTTGCCGTGTGAACATAATAACATCTGCCTGCTGCTTTCCATTGGCTGTtcgttttgatgtactataATCTTGTGAAAAATGTGACAGCTAGCAAGTATTTTTGTAGTTGCCTCAAGACAATAAGATCGTTAAACTGTGATTTGGGCAACATTGAATCCCAAGACAGCCATCTTGTTTCTTGTCATCGGTTCCCgttgatgcaaaaaaaaaaaaaaattccaagtcAATCTTGTTTCCTATTTCCAGTCTGTTTTCCAAGTGGTTACCGATTTGACCACAAGTTTTCACCACTTCTTCAATAAAAGAATTTGCAAGTGACAGCATGCATGGCTTTGTACCGAAGGCACATAAGAGGTCAGCCCTAAACACATTAGAGATGAGATAGTCAATCAAATTTGCAATAAAATCAATAGGGAAGGATTTGAACTAAAGTAAGACTAAAATTTAGAAAGAGGTCAGCCCAGCCCCAACAATAGTGTGGTGTAGTGTGATACTGTTTCCATCATACTTGTGTAAGGAAGCAGACACCAGATACTTCACAAAACAAATTAGGGCTTGTCACCAGAAATGAAACCCATTATGATAACCATACCTGCCCATTGGATCTGAGTTCTAGCCGTAGGGAAGCAAGCGGTCCAACAAACAGTCCAGTCCTGAGCCCAACATTCCAAAACCTGGAACCTTTTTCACGTGAGTGACTTCATTACCCGCCCTCAATTTGTTCTTCCATCTCCAGCCAAATCAAACCCACCACCCCCGAAATCGGAAGATGTCCTCCGTGCTTGGctaccaccatcaccaccacctacaacaacaacaacaacaacaacaacagaaaCCATTCTCCGACTCCGACTCCGACTCCGACTCCGACACCACCAACAGCCAAAACCAACACTCCGCAGATCTCACAAACTCAATCTTCAAATCCTACTTCGAACACGCCAACCACCAATCCTTACAACCAACGCAACACGACCTAACCAAAATCAAATCCTTCctaacctcctcctcctccggcGCTCTATCATGTCTCATCTGTCTCGAACGCATCAAAACCTCCGATCCGACCTGGTCTTGCACTTCTCTCTGCTACGCCGTTTTCCACCTTATCTGTATCCAATCCTGGGCTCGCCAAGCCTCCGATCTCTCCGCTCTTCGGGCCTCCACGCGCCTCCCTATCTCCTCTGATAAAGCCGCTGAATCCTCCACCTGGAATTGCCCTAAATGCCGCTCTGATTATTCTAGATCTAAAATCCCCAGAAATTACCTCTGTTTCTGTGGCAAAGTCGAAAATCCACCAAATGATCCTTGGATTTTACCCCATTCTTGCGGTGAAATCTGTAACCGTCAGTTGAAGAATAACTGCGGTCATTGCTGTTTGTTACTTTGCCATCCCGGTCCCTGCCCATCTTGCCCGAAACTTGTCAAAGCGACATGTTTTTGCGGCAAAACGACGGATGTTAAGCGTTGCGGttacaaattattttcttgtaacAATATTTGTAATAAATCATTAGATTGCGGGATTCATAGCTGTAAACAAATTTGTCACGATGGACCCTGCCCGCCGTGTAATGCCCGCGGGGTTTATAAATGTTCATGTGGAAGGAAAGTTGAGGAGAGGGAGTGTTGTGAGAGAGAATTTAGATGTGAGAATCCTTGTGAGAAATTGTTAGCCTGCGGAAAACATGTGTGTGAGAGGGGGTGCCATTTTGGGGAGTGTGGAGATTGTCCTCTTCAAGGGAAGAGAGCATGTCCATGCGGGAAGAGACTCTATGAAGGAATGGCTTGTGATATTGTTGTGCCGCTTTGTGGTGGTACCTGTGATAAAATGTTGAGTTGTGGTTTCCATAGGTGCCACGAGAGATGTCATCGAGGGCCTTGCATTGAGACTTGTCGAATTGTTGTCACCAAGTTGTGTAGGTGTGGGGGGATGAAGAAAGAGgtaaaaacttcatttttgtCCCTTGCTTTATAATCCAATTTAGTGCTTTATCAATGATTACAGTTAAATTGTATTCAGTATTGCAATGGAGATATTGGATAATTGGATGTAATGTAATACGTATTAGTTCAGTCATTTGTGGTGAACTGAAAATTTTACTgttatttttccatttattcATTGTGCAAGTTCAAAATTGGGGAGATTTAACTGAATTTAGATTAGGTTCCTTGCTATCAAGATTTGGCGTGTGAGAGGAAGTGTCAAAGAATGAGAGATTGTGGACGACATGCTTGTAAACGTCGCTGCTGTGATGGGGACTGTCCGCCATGTGGAGAGGTGCAATTTGTAGTACCTAGTTGCTTagcacacctttttttttttttattctgaaattCAATAAATGTTTGAAATTTCAGATTTGCGGCAAGAGGCTTCGGTGTAAGAATCACAAGTGTCCTGCCCCGTGTCATCGGTATGCTTGTCCTCATCTTGGTTCACTTGCATTTCTTATATACAAGAGGatgatttaaaatagaaaagatgagATGCAAAGTAGTTTTGCTATGCCACTGCAATTAAGAATTCTTCAGGCACAATTCATTAGTTTGAAATGTCTTTGATTGAGCTTCTGAAATTGTGGACCAGTCTCACAATATACTATAGACTGTGGTATTGTTCCCAGTTAGCTAATGAGATGTTATGTTTTATGGATATTTCTGTATCTAGGCAATGACTTGATGGTTGGTTTTGTTCTTGTAGAGGTGCCTGTTCTCCTTGTCCTGTAATGTTTACAATTTCATGTGCTTGTGGAGAGACTCATTTTGAGGTAAGTGTTTTGATTAAtggatatcttttttaatttctaatcagGACTGGCATTTAGATTATCTGAATGCGCAATTTACAGATCTCTGAATCAATCTATAGCAATTTATATTCTGGCAAAGTTGTAAGCTTATATATAGAACCCTGTCTAGGAATTAACTTCTTTCTGTTTTAATATAACTAGAATAGAGCCTTGATAGATTTTACAAACCCTTTGTATATtgaatttcctttccttttcttgcttCATTTAACCCTTTCAGTTTTTTAATACTCAACCAGTTGTGTTTAGCCCAGCAGTACTCTCTGTTTCAAAGCGATGGCAGGGATTAGGACTTGGGCTCAATCCTTGACCATTGtaagaaaccaaaagaaaatgCTAACACCTCCACATTAATCAGTATTTCATTCTGGATTTTCCTTCAGGTTCCCTGTGGCACTGAGAAAGACCAAAAGCCTCCAAAATGTCGTAAATCATGTGGAATATCTCCTTTATGCCGACATGGATCAGATTCTAAGGTAAGAATAGGCATGTATTTCCGGTTGATGCTGTGGTGGTGCGTTGTTTTATCGAAAACATGTGAAGTTGCTGTGGAGATTGAACAGCTGATGCTAATAGTGGCATCCTTTATACTTGGCTGTTC
This window contains:
- the LOC133697163 gene encoding NF-X1-type zinc finger protein NFXL2 — its product is MSSVLGYHHHHHLQQQQQQQQQKPFSDSDSDSDSDTTNSQNQHSADLTNSIFKSYFEHANHQSLQPTQHDLTKIKSFLTSSSSGALSCLICLERIKTSDPTWSCTSLCYAVFHLICIQSWARQASDLSALRASTRLPISSDKAAESSTWNCPKCRSDYSRSKIPRNYLCFCGKVENPPNDPWILPHSCGEICNRQLKNNCGHCCLLLCHPGPCPSCPKLVKATCFCGKTTDVKRCGYKLFSCNNICNKSLDCGIHSCKQICHDGPCPPCNARGVYKCSCGRKVEERECCEREFRCENPCEKLLACGKHVCERGCHFGECGDCPLQGKRACPCGKRLYEGMACDIVVPLCGGTCDKMLSCGFHRCHERCHRGPCIETCRIVVTKLCRCGGMKKEVPCYQDLACERKCQRMRDCGRHACKRRCCDGDCPPCGEICGKRLRCKNHKCPAPCHRGACSPCPVMFTISCACGETHFEVPCGTEKDQKPPKCRKSCGISPLCRHGSDSKPHKCHYGACPPCRLLCDEEYPCSHKCKLRCHGPRPPPNPDFTLRPKKKKPNHQSESTPGTPCPPCPELVWRPCLGQHIGAERMMVCSNRTQFSCENLCGSPLSCGNHYCTKTCHALKSQSSTSLVQYKRSDSCEECHLPCEKERKPACRHSCPLPCHPGDCPPCKVLVKRSCYCGSMVHVFECIYYNNLSEKEQMAARSCGGSCHRKLPNCTHLCPKTCHPGQCPSPEKCAKKVTVRCQCQTLKKEMPCQEVQEAYHKAGSDPKDISKSHFGLGLLPCNSGCKSKAQVVDQELHLRKSKDLEEKVPATEIHPPKRRKRREHLQETKKTSQLQKIAATMKWLLVIVTLVVTLVAAAYFGYKGLMWLSDWMNEVEEQQRHRRRHPRI
- the LOC133697164 gene encoding phosphoinositide phospholipase C 2-like yields the protein MSKQTYRVCLCFSRRFKLAVAEAPEEIRALFNQYSDNGIMTDNHLHRFLIEVQKQEKATLEEAQAIIESLKHLAIFHRKGLNLEAFFKYLFGDNNPPLDLKLGAHHDMTAPISHYFIYTGHNSYLTGNQLSSDCSDVPIINALKKGVRVIELDIWPNSDKDDVEVLHGRTLTTPVQLIKCLRSIKEHAFTASEFPVVITLEDHLTPDLQSKVSKMVTQTFGDTLFSPGSECLKEFPSPESLKRRIIISTKPPKEYLEAKEIKDKESDSQKGNVAPDEEAWGKEILNLKGADDKNELDEDDNDAEEDPGEGDHKLPHDIAPEYKRLIAIPAGKPKGGLEECLKVDPDKARRLSLSEQQLENAAETHGKEIVRFTQRNILRVYPKGIRVNSSNYNPLIGWMHGAQMVAFNMQGYGRSLWMMQGMFRANGGCGFVKKPDFLLKSGPHGEVFDPKAKLPVQKTLKVKIYMGEGWYYDFHHTHFDAYSPPDFYVRVGIAGVPADTGMKKTRTLEDNWIPVWDEEFEFPLTVPDLALLRIEVHEYDMSEKDDFGGQTCLPVRELREGIRAVPLHDRKGEKYNSVKLLLRLEFV